The following proteins come from a genomic window of Phnomibacter ginsenosidimutans:
- a CDS encoding energy transducer TonB: MKNMLQGTLIVGWLLLLATYSNGQSAAIVSMLDYSRENLSPGSVAKYIEEVTPIGNGGQVKLYSYPNKQLICSFAYSDVQRKIKEGTYIGYHPNGQISDSGYFNNNRKNGWYLQWYANGQLQSKTYYRQDMPADSSVEWHPNGSIKRLRICDENGNGNGEEFYDNGQPFGKGKIRNGQQHQKWNYQRSNGQPLMDVSFFEGDPISATCYNENGATFKENCYFKADPMFPGGNTAWVQYILQQLKYPEAGNGLSGMVKMKFDIDTKGRLSNFDVLATPGEAFSNAVKKLLEESPAWLPAMFINQPIVTSRIQEFYFRPN, translated from the coding sequence ATGAAAAACATGCTGCAGGGCACCCTGATTGTTGGATGGTTGTTGCTATTGGCTACATACAGCAACGGGCAATCTGCTGCCATCGTAAGCATGCTCGATTACAGCCGCGAAAATCTAAGCCCCGGCAGTGTGGCAAAATATATAGAAGAAGTAACACCCATCGGCAATGGCGGGCAAGTGAAATTGTACAGTTATCCCAACAAACAACTGATTTGCAGTTTTGCCTATAGCGATGTGCAACGCAAAATAAAAGAAGGCACCTACATTGGCTATCACCCCAACGGTCAAATATCTGACAGCGGCTACTTTAACAACAACAGAAAAAATGGCTGGTACTTGCAATGGTATGCCAATGGCCAGCTGCAATCGAAAACCTACTACCGGCAAGACATGCCCGCCGACAGTAGTGTTGAATGGCACCCAAACGGCAGCATCAAACGCTTACGGATTTGTGATGAAAATGGCAATGGAAACGGAGAAGAATTTTATGACAATGGCCAGCCCTTTGGAAAGGGTAAAATCCGCAACGGACAACAGCACCAAAAATGGAACTACCAGCGCAGCAATGGACAGCCACTGATGGATGTGTCATTTTTTGAAGGCGATCCCATTTCCGCTACCTGCTACAACGAAAATGGAGCGACCTTTAAAGAAAATTGCTATTTCAAAGCAGACCCCATGTTTCCAGGTGGCAATACCGCTTGGGTACAATACATTTTGCAACAGCTTAAATATCCTGAGGCTGGCAATGGATTAAGTGGCATGGTGAAAATGAAATTCGACATAGACACAAAAGGCAGATTGAGCAATTTTGATGTGCTGGCTACCCCTGGCGAAGCATTTAGCAATGCGGTAAAAAAACTACTCGAAGAATCGCCTGCCTGGCTGCCGGCCATGTTCATCAACCAGCCCATTGTTACCAGCCGCATT
- a CDS encoding M14 family zinc carboxypeptidase, which produces MRLIFSLSFMLVSIAAFCQTTPFEKSKGTESATYFETIALYQQFDKQSPMVTMKTMGTTDAGYPLHLVLVSKDGSADPAHWRKQQKVVVMVNNGIHPGEPDGIDASLLLVRDIITRKIALPDNVVLAIVPVYNIGGSINRGSFSRANQNGPLEYGFRGNAQNLDLNRDFTKADSYNAQSFAKAFHWTQPDILIDNHVSDGADFQHVFTLLTSQYNKLGEPLGSWLRQSFEPALYQQMDKKGWKLFPYVNFDSYDLSRGMTQFYDPPRYSSGYAALFQTIGFVPETHMLKPYPERVQSTYDFMVTVMQQAAVMAKELKASKKATQNALMQTQQWPLAWTPNRNKNDNLTFLGYQRDTVISEVTGLPIMQYNRQRPFSGPVKFFSYFDSSKTVTIPKYYVIPQGWHNVTDRLKENNVQMRRLEKDSVITVKAYKIESYKTSPRAYEKHYRQSEVKVQAVQQTISFRKGDYIVSTQQPARRYLVEMLEPTGDDSFFSWNYFDAILQQKKATAITAGSKWPHNI; this is translated from the coding sequence ATGCGACTCATTTTCTCGTTGAGCTTCATGCTCGTTTCCATTGCAGCTTTTTGCCAAACCACGCCTTTTGAAAAAAGCAAAGGCACCGAAAGCGCCACCTACTTCGAAACCATAGCACTGTATCAGCAGTTCGACAAGCAAAGCCCGATGGTAACGATGAAAACCATGGGAACCACCGACGCAGGTTATCCCTTGCACCTGGTACTGGTGAGCAAAGATGGCAGTGCCGACCCTGCCCACTGGCGCAAGCAACAAAAAGTGGTGGTGATGGTAAACAACGGCATCCATCCTGGCGAACCAGACGGTATAGATGCCAGCCTCCTGCTGGTGCGAGACATCATTACCCGTAAAATAGCATTGCCCGACAATGTGGTGCTGGCCATTGTACCCGTGTACAATATTGGCGGCAGCATCAACCGCGGTAGTTTCAGCCGGGCCAATCAAAACGGGCCACTGGAGTACGGCTTCAGAGGCAATGCGCAAAACCTCGATCTGAACCGGGATTTTACCAAGGCCGACAGCTACAATGCGCAGTCATTTGCCAAAGCTTTTCATTGGACACAGCCCGATATTCTGATAGACAATCACGTGAGTGATGGCGCCGATTTTCAGCATGTGTTTACACTGCTTACGAGCCAGTACAACAAACTTGGCGAACCGCTGGGCAGCTGGCTGCGCCAATCGTTTGAGCCGGCGCTGTACCAGCAAATGGACAAGAAAGGCTGGAAGCTTTTCCCGTATGTCAACTTTGACAGCTACGACCTGAGCCGCGGCATGACACAGTTTTACGACCCGCCACGCTACAGCAGTGGCTATGCGGCTTTGTTTCAAACCATTGGCTTTGTGCCCGAAACGCATATGCTGAAGCCCTACCCCGAAAGAGTACAAAGCACTTACGATTTTATGGTGACCGTGATGCAGCAAGCAGCGGTGATGGCGAAGGAGTTGAAGGCCAGCAAAAAAGCCACGCAAAACGCATTGATGCAAACGCAACAATGGCCACTGGCATGGACACCCAACCGCAACAAAAACGACAACCTGACTTTTTTGGGTTACCAACGAGACACAGTAATCAGTGAAGTAACCGGCCTGCCGATTATGCAATACAATCGCCAGCGCCCCTTTAGCGGACCGGTGAAGTTTTTCAGCTATTTCGATAGCAGTAAGACTGTAACTATTCCGAAATATTATGTGATACCACAAGGCTGGCACAACGTAACCGACAGACTGAAAGAAAACAATGTGCAAATGCGCCGCTTGGAAAAGGACAGTGTAATCACAGTAAAGGCTTACAAAATAGAATCGTACAAAACCAGCCCCCGTGCTTACGAAAAACATTACCGCCAATCGGAAGTAAAAGTGCAGGCAGTGCAACAAACCATCAGCTTCCGAAAAGGCGATTACATAGTTTCTACCCAACAACCTGCCCGCCGGTATTTGGTAGAAATGCTGGAGCCCACCGGCGACGACAGCTTCTTCTCCTGGAATTATTTCGATGCCATATTGCAACAAAAGAAGGCTACAGCGATTACCGCTGGGAGCAAGTGGCCGCACAATATTTGA
- the rpsT gene encoding 30S ribosomal protein S20: MANHKATKKDVRQASKRRDRNRYYGKTTRNAIRDLRSLTDAAAKEENLPTVASMIDKLAKRGVIHKNKASNLKSKLAKHINATKKPAA; encoded by the coding sequence ATGGCTAATCATAAGGCAACCAAAAAGGATGTACGTCAGGCTTCAAAGCGCCGTGATCGCAACCGTTACTATGGCAAAACAACCCGTAACGCTATCCGTGACCTCCGGTCATTGACCGACGCAGCTGCTAAGGAAGAAAATCTTCCTACTGTAGCAAGCATGATCGACAAACTGGCTAAGCGTGGTGTAATCCACAAAAACAAAGCCTCTAACCTGAAGAGCAAGCTGGCCAAGCACATCAATGCTACCAAGAAGCCTGCTGCTTAA
- a CDS encoding 2-oxoglutarate dehydrogenase E1 component codes for MKDFSYITSQHPQFIENLYNDFVANPASVDPELKKFFEGFDFAVSTGNAGKGASAAGDAATADWKREVMAYRMILGYRNKGHLLAKTNPIRPRINRGANIELSFYGFTEADLDKTFQAGQLIGLGTTTLRNIYTHLEKCYANHVGWEFKYISDQKKVDWLTNEIEIAFHRELPTPQKRRILEKLNQAVLFEKFLHTKYIGQKRFSLEGGETTIAALDQIITTAADNGVEEVVIGMAHRGRLNVLANVMGKTYEQIFSEFEGTAIPDTTMGSGDVKYHLGFGSQPTTANGKTINLKLAPNPSHLEAVNPVVEGFCRAKADVVYNSQYDHVLPILIHGDASIAGQGIVYEVLQMSKLDGYETGGTIHLVINNQIGFTTDFTDARSSDYCTSLASAVQAPVFHVNGDDAEAVVKAVDIATRYRQEFNCDVFVDMVCYRRHGHNEGDDPKFTQPGLYALIDKHPNPREVYTQFLLQNGDTEAQELAKEMEKKFWGDLQERLDNIKQNPLPYTYQKPEEWWRELHKATTADFEQSPETAISKDLLNELFGKIMNLPDGFKAIKKVEKLLADKKKLFETEQKLDWATGELLAYASICHQGYEVRMSGQDVRRGTFSHRHAVLRDEKTDAYYNRLEHISDNQGKFRIYNSLLSEYAVLGFEYGYAMANPHALVLWEAQFGDFVNGAQTMIDQFISGAEQKWHRMNGVTLLLPHGYEGQGPEHSSARMERFLQCCAELNMVVTNITTAANFFHALRRQITWSFRKPLVNFSPKANLRYPGTYSHADEFTQGGFREVIDDNAVQAADVKKVLICSGKIYFELLEKQQADQRKDVAVVRLEQIYPLPQKQLDELYKKYGNATWYWVQEEPLNMGAASFLKMNLHSMSFGLIGRKPSAATATGYGKVHAKEQTDIIEKAFSI; via the coding sequence ATGAAAGACTTTTCGTACATCACGAGCCAGCATCCGCAGTTTATTGAGAATCTGTACAACGATTTTGTAGCCAACCCCGCCAGTGTAGATCCGGAATTAAAAAAGTTTTTTGAAGGTTTTGATTTTGCCGTGAGCACCGGCAACGCTGGCAAAGGCGCTTCCGCCGCTGGCGACGCAGCTACTGCCGACTGGAAGCGGGAAGTGATGGCCTACCGCATGATTTTGGGCTATCGCAACAAAGGCCACCTGTTGGCCAAAACCAACCCCATTCGCCCCCGCATCAACCGCGGTGCCAATATCGAACTGTCTTTTTATGGTTTTACCGAAGCCGATTTGGACAAAACCTTTCAGGCTGGCCAACTCATAGGTTTGGGTACAACCACGCTGCGCAATATTTATACGCATCTTGAAAAATGTTATGCCAACCACGTCGGCTGGGAGTTTAAATACATCAGCGATCAGAAGAAGGTGGACTGGCTGACTAATGAAATTGAAATCGCTTTCCACCGGGAATTGCCCACGCCTCAAAAGCGCCGCATTCTCGAAAAGCTCAATCAGGCTGTGCTCTTCGAAAAGTTTTTGCATACCAAATACATCGGCCAAAAGCGCTTTAGCCTCGAAGGTGGCGAAACCACCATTGCTGCCCTCGATCAAATCATTACTACTGCTGCCGACAACGGTGTAGAAGAAGTGGTGATTGGCATGGCACACCGCGGCCGCCTCAATGTGCTGGCCAATGTGATGGGCAAAACCTACGAGCAAATTTTCAGCGAGTTTGAAGGCACAGCTATCCCCGATACTACCATGGGTAGCGGCGATGTAAAATATCACCTCGGTTTTGGTAGCCAGCCTACTACTGCCAATGGTAAAACCATCAACCTGAAACTGGCACCCAACCCCAGCCACCTCGAAGCGGTAAACCCTGTGGTAGAAGGCTTTTGCCGGGCCAAGGCCGATGTGGTGTACAACAGCCAGTACGATCATGTGCTACCCATTTTGATTCATGGTGATGCCAGCATTGCCGGTCAGGGTATTGTGTACGAAGTGTTGCAAATGAGCAAGCTTGATGGGTATGAAACTGGTGGTACCATTCATCTTGTAATCAATAACCAGATTGGATTTACGACGGACTTTACCGATGCCCGAAGCAGTGATTACTGTACTTCATTGGCATCAGCTGTGCAGGCGCCGGTATTTCATGTAAATGGCGATGATGCAGAAGCGGTGGTAAAAGCTGTTGACATTGCTACACGCTACCGTCAGGAGTTTAACTGCGATGTGTTTGTCGATATGGTGTGTTATCGCCGCCATGGCCACAACGAAGGTGATGATCCGAAGTTTACACAGCCCGGTTTGTATGCGTTGATTGACAAGCATCCCAATCCTCGTGAAGTATACACGCAATTCCTGCTGCAAAATGGTGATACCGAAGCACAGGAACTGGCCAAGGAAATGGAGAAGAAATTCTGGGGCGATTTGCAGGAGCGTTTGGATAACATCAAACAAAATCCGCTGCCGTACACCTACCAAAAGCCGGAAGAATGGTGGAGAGAACTGCATAAAGCTACGACTGCCGATTTTGAACAAAGTCCCGAAACAGCTATCAGTAAAGACTTACTGAACGAATTGTTTGGCAAAATCATGAACCTGCCCGACGGTTTTAAAGCCATTAAGAAGGTAGAAAAACTGTTGGCCGATAAAAAGAAATTGTTTGAGACTGAGCAGAAGCTTGACTGGGCTACTGGCGAACTGTTGGCCTATGCCAGCATTTGCCATCAGGGCTATGAAGTACGCATGAGCGGACAAGACGTTCGTCGTGGTACATTCAGCCACCGCCACGCTGTATTGCGGGATGAAAAAACAGATGCTTACTACAACCGCCTCGAACACATCAGCGACAACCAGGGCAAGTTTCGTATTTACAACTCATTGTTGAGTGAGTACGCTGTGTTGGGTTTTGAATACGGTTATGCCATGGCTAACCCGCATGCATTGGTGCTGTGGGAAGCGCAGTTTGGCGACTTTGTAAACGGTGCCCAAACCATGATTGATCAGTTCATTAGTGGTGCCGAGCAAAAATGGCATCGCATGAATGGCGTAACCCTGTTGCTGCCGCATGGTTACGAAGGTCAGGGCCCAGAGCATAGCAGTGCCCGTATGGAGCGTTTCCTGCAATGCTGCGCCGAGCTCAACATGGTGGTAACCAACATAACCACCGCCGCCAACTTCTTCCATGCATTGCGTCGCCAGATTACCTGGTCTTTCCGCAAACCGCTGGTGAATTTTAGTCCCAAGGCGAACCTGCGTTATCCCGGCACGTACAGTCACGCTGATGAATTTACGCAGGGTGGTTTCCGTGAAGTCATTGACGACAATGCCGTACAAGCTGCCGATGTAAAAAAGGTGCTGATTTGTAGCGGTAAAATTTACTTTGAACTGTTAGAAAAGCAGCAAGCCGACCAGCGCAAGGATGTGGCTGTTGTTCGCCTTGAACAAATTTATCCGCTGCCCCAAAAGCAACTGGATGAGCTCTACAAAAAGTATGGCAATGCCACCTGGTATTGGGTGCAGGAAGAGCCGCTGAACATGGGTGCTGCCAGTTTCCTGAAAATGAACCTGCATAGCATGAGCTTTGGTTTGATTGGCCGTAAGCCAAGTGCCGCAACTGCTACCGGTTATGGTAAAGTGCATGCCAAAGAGCAGACAGACATCATCGAAAAAGCATTTAGCATTTAA
- a CDS encoding DUF1569 domain-containing protein, which translates to MPLPDIFDATVSNAVIQRIEQLQPDMKPIWGSMNAAQMLAHCNVSYEYVFEPSKYKPTPAFIKFILRLLLKNTVVGEKPFKQNSGTAPDFKVAAEQDFQAEKSKIINYIKLVQQMGRHAFEGRSSHSFGVLTAQEWNNMFYKHLDHHLRQFGV; encoded by the coding sequence ATGCCACTCCCCGATATTTTCGATGCCACGGTGAGCAATGCCGTTATACAGCGTATTGAGCAACTACAACCCGACATGAAACCCATTTGGGGTAGTATGAATGCGGCGCAAATGTTGGCGCATTGCAATGTTTCTTACGAGTATGTTTTTGAGCCCAGTAAGTACAAACCCACGCCGGCGTTCATCAAATTCATACTGCGGTTGTTGCTCAAAAACACAGTGGTGGGTGAAAAGCCATTCAAGCAAAACAGCGGTACAGCACCTGATTTTAAAGTGGCTGCTGAGCAAGATTTCCAGGCAGAAAAAAGTAAAATCATCAACTACATCAAACTGGTGCAGCAAATGGGCCGTCATGCTTTTGAAGGACGGTCATCGCATTCTTTTGGCGTACTTACCGCACAAGAATGGAACAATATGTTTTACAAACACCTCGATCATCACCTGCGGCAGTTTGGCGTGTAA
- a CDS encoding GNAT family N-acetyltransferase — translation MQPNGIHFEILHSRHLPQLLSYLSALSPRTQQRFAPHAFEAEAIWQFYQPEQQHNGYIAIEASSGKIIGYFVVKRSFLQHDAPRLQSYGLRLHPITDFTIAPSVADDWQGKGLAGPMLQFVLEDIRQQGAERLLLWGGVQQSNIAAVRFYEKHGFEAIGQFEYAGMNTDMLLTLTQST, via the coding sequence ATGCAGCCAAACGGCATTCATTTTGAGATACTTCACAGCAGGCACCTGCCGCAGCTACTATCGTATCTGTCGGCACTAAGCCCACGCACCCAACAGCGGTTTGCACCGCATGCTTTCGAAGCCGAAGCTATCTGGCAGTTTTATCAACCCGAGCAGCAGCACAACGGTTACATCGCCATTGAAGCATCTTCCGGAAAAATTATAGGCTATTTTGTTGTGAAGCGTAGTTTTCTGCAACATGATGCGCCACGACTGCAATCCTACGGGCTCCGTCTTCATCCCATCACTGATTTTACTATAGCGCCTTCTGTAGCCGATGACTGGCAGGGCAAAGGATTAGCCGGACCAATGCTGCAATTTGTATTGGAAGACATTCGCCAACAAGGCGCCGAACGATTGCTGTTATGGGGCGGTGTACAACAAAGCAATATTGCTGCAGTTCGGTTTTATGAGAAGCATGGCTTTGAAGCTATTGGACAATTCGAATATGCCGGTATGAATACAGATATGTTGCTGACACTGACTCAATCAACATAA
- the guaA gene encoding glutamine-hydrolyzing GMP synthase: protein MTEKILILDFGSQYTQLIARAVREANVYCEIQPYHKPVNYEAGLKGIILSGSPFSVNDEKAPVVDVAAMNAQLPVLGVCYGAQLTAKLYGGRVEKSDKREYGRAYMVKQQDDSLLAGISDRSQVWMSHSDSIKELPEGFEILATTDSIPVAAFRKSQQVGKSESQKENSGLSDFPLYGFQFHPEVYHSTEGKTLIKNFLYNTCGCSGDWTPAHFISETVSNLKQQIGDKKVIMALSGGVDSTVAAVLISKAVGKNLFGIFVDNGVLRKDEFAQVIETYKVLDLNVKGVDAREHFYTKLAGKTDPEEKRKIIGNTFIEVFDQEAHKLTDISFLGQGTIYPDVIESVSVHGPSQTIKSHHNVGGLPDTMKLDLVEPLRFLFKDEVRRVGVELGIPHDLLFRHPFPGPGLAIRILGEVTEEKVTLLQNADAIYINGLKQHGLYDKVWQAGTILLPVKSVGVMGDERTYEFTVALRAVTSVDGMTADWAHLPYEFLAHISNEIINNVKGINRVVYDISSKPPATIEWE, encoded by the coding sequence ATGACCGAAAAAATTCTCATCCTCGATTTTGGCAGCCAATACACACAACTCATTGCCCGTGCTGTGCGGGAAGCCAACGTGTATTGCGAAATTCAACCTTACCACAAGCCGGTAAACTACGAAGCGGGCCTTAAAGGCATCATTTTGAGTGGCAGTCCTTTTAGTGTAAACGACGAAAAAGCGCCGGTGGTAGATGTAGCTGCCATGAATGCCCAACTGCCCGTATTGGGTGTGTGCTACGGTGCACAGCTGACCGCCAAACTGTACGGTGGCCGGGTAGAAAAAAGCGACAAGCGGGAATACGGTCGTGCTTACATGGTGAAGCAACAAGACGATAGCCTGCTGGCCGGCATCAGCGACCGCAGCCAGGTATGGATGAGCCACAGCGACAGCATTAAAGAACTGCCCGAAGGTTTTGAAATTTTGGCCACAACAGATAGCATTCCGGTGGCGGCTTTCAGGAAAAGTCAGCAAGTCGGAAAGTCGGAAAGTCAGAAAGAAAATTCAGGACTTTCGGACTTCCCTCTTTACGGTTTCCAGTTTCACCCCGAAGTTTACCACAGCACCGAGGGTAAAACACTCATCAAAAACTTTTTGTACAACACCTGCGGATGCAGCGGCGATTGGACACCGGCTCACTTCATCAGCGAAACAGTATCCAACCTGAAACAACAGATCGGCGATAAAAAAGTGATTATGGCGCTGAGCGGTGGTGTAGATTCTACCGTAGCTGCAGTGCTTATCAGCAAAGCCGTGGGCAAAAATCTCTTCGGCATTTTTGTAGACAACGGAGTGCTGCGCAAAGATGAATTTGCACAGGTGATAGAAACCTACAAAGTGCTCGACCTGAATGTGAAGGGTGTAGATGCACGGGAGCATTTTTACACCAAACTGGCTGGCAAAACCGACCCCGAAGAAAAACGCAAAATCATTGGCAACACTTTTATTGAAGTGTTTGATCAGGAGGCACACAAACTCACCGACATCAGCTTTTTAGGTCAGGGTACCATTTACCCCGATGTGATTGAAAGTGTAAGCGTACACGGCCCCAGTCAAACCATCAAGAGCCATCACAACGTAGGCGGCCTGCCCGATACCATGAAGCTGGATTTGGTAGAACCACTCCGCTTTTTGTTTAAAGATGAAGTACGCCGTGTAGGTGTAGAACTGGGCATTCCGCATGATTTGCTGTTCCGTCATCCCTTCCCCGGTCCGGGTTTGGCCATTCGCATTTTGGGCGAAGTAACCGAAGAGAAAGTTACGCTGCTGCAAAACGCCGATGCCATTTATATCAACGGATTGAAGCAACACGGGCTGTATGATAAAGTATGGCAGGCGGGCACCATTTTACTACCTGTAAAAAGCGTAGGTGTAATGGGCGATGAACGTACCTATGAATTTACCGTGGCCCTCAGGGCTGTAACCAGTGTAGACGGTATGACGGCAGACTGGGCACACTTGCCCTATGAGTTTCTGGCGCATATCAGCAATGAAATCATCAACAATGTAAAAGGCATTAACCGGGTGGTATACGACATCAGTAGTAAGCCGCCGGCTACCATTGAATGGGAATAA
- a CDS encoding head GIN domain-containing protein, with the protein MSFGGPFEVEVIPGEDFAVTIEAEENLMQYINIDKDGDKLKVKVMEGINLRTRKDIHIRVSLPKVESIGFAGSGHVNVKGTIKDVEKLELSVAGSGDIVAALDCPEVEGDIAGAGSITLSGTTRKLKLDVAGAGDCKCEKLLAEEVNISIAGSGNAWVYASIKLDVSVAGSGDIYYRGNPSIKQSIAGSGDIKKMEE; encoded by the coding sequence TTGTCGTTTGGAGGCCCGTTTGAGGTGGAAGTGATTCCCGGAGAAGACTTTGCTGTAACCATTGAAGCGGAAGAAAACCTGATGCAATACATCAATATTGATAAGGATGGCGATAAGCTGAAAGTAAAAGTGATGGAGGGGATTAACCTTCGTACCCGTAAAGACATTCACATACGGGTGAGCCTGCCCAAAGTGGAAAGCATTGGTTTTGCCGGCAGTGGCCATGTAAATGTAAAAGGCACCATCAAAGACGTTGAAAAACTGGAACTCTCTGTGGCTGGTAGCGGCGATATTGTAGCGGCACTCGATTGCCCGGAAGTGGAAGGCGATATTGCCGGTGCCGGCAGCATTACCCTCAGTGGTACCACCCGCAAACTCAAGCTGGATGTAGCCGGAGCCGGCGATTGCAAATGCGAAAAACTGTTGGCAGAGGAAGTGAATATCAGCATTGCGGGTAGTGGCAATGCATGGGTATACGCCAGCATAAAACTGGATGTAAGCGTAGCCGGCAGCGGCGATATTTACTACCGTGGCAATCCTTCCATCAAGCAAAGCATTGCGGGTAGTGGCGATATCAAAAAGATGGAAGAATAA